A stretch of the Vanacampus margaritifer isolate UIUO_Vmar chromosome 6, RoL_Vmar_1.0, whole genome shotgun sequence genome encodes the following:
- the LOC144054270 gene encoding transmembrane protein 53-A isoform X2, whose product MGLYSITVAADLTSGLNSEEPPKRAMVTRSILRQSFSCHRLSKNVTFYMAEQVTPSPRNHTWEDQKPLTLMLPWLGARPQAVAKYCEIYLRTGFDVLVVESEVQEFLWPRWSLQHGKKLLELLHSERFASRPLLVHAFSIGGYTFSQLLVHVSEDPQKYETLTGRIKGQIYDSLVAGSVEVMAAGVAKIAFPRWETPVKHMSLLYFNTFKRQTTNYYNRSIQVFWNSPVTAPALFFYCDNDPLSDPQALEEVIEFWRGRAVPLTVKKWERSKHAGHLKAHPQEYVDTLESFLRSIPLVPLKSKM is encoded by the exons ATGGGGTTATATTCGATTACTG tcGCAGCTGATTTAACGAGTGGGCTCAATTCTGAGGAGCCACCCAAACGAG CAATGGTGACCAGGAGCATCTTGCGCCAAAGCTTCTCCTGCCACCGCCTCAGTAAAAATGTCACTTTCTACATGGCCGAGCAAGTCACACCCTCGCCACGGAATCACACATGGGAAGACCAGAAACCTCTCACGCTCATGCTGCCGTGGTTGGGAGCGCGTCCCCAGGCCGTAGCTAAGTACTGTGAGATCTACCTTCGCACCGGCTTTGATGTGCTTGTAGTGGAGAGTGAG GTGCAAGAATTCCTATGGCCTCGCTGGAGTTTGCAACACGGCAAGAAGCTGCTGGAGTTGCTGCACAGCGAGCGCTTTGCGTCGCGGCCGCTGCTCGTCCACGCCTTCTCCATCGGCGGTTACACCTTCTCACAGCTGTTGGTGCACGTTTCCGAGGACCCGCAGAAGTACGAGACACTCACCGGGAGGATTAAAGGACAAATTTATGACAGCCTTGTGGCGGGCTCCGTGGAGGTGATGGCTGCAG GTGTGGCCAAGATTGCCTTTCCTCGCTGGGAGACGCCGGTGAAACACATGAGCCTGCTGTACTTCAACACTTTCAAGCGCCAAACCACCAACTACTACAACAGGAGCATCCAAGTTTTCTGGAACTCTCCTGTCACCGCCCCCGCGCTTTTCTTCTACTGCGACAACGATCCGCTGAGTGACCCACAGGCGCTGGAGGAGGTCATCGAATTCTGGCGAGGGCGCGCCGTGCCCCTCACCGTCAAGAAATGGGAGCGTTCCAAACACGCCGGCCACCTGAAGGCCCACCCGCAAGAGTACGTGGATACTTTGGAATCCTTCCTCCGTTCGATCCCTCTCGTTCCGCTCAAGTCCAAGATGTag
- the LOC144054270 gene encoding transmembrane protein 53-A isoform X1, with the protein MGLYSITVAADLTSGLNSEEPPKRAAMVTRSILRQSFSCHRLSKNVTFYMAEQVTPSPRNHTWEDQKPLTLMLPWLGARPQAVAKYCEIYLRTGFDVLVVESEVQEFLWPRWSLQHGKKLLELLHSERFASRPLLVHAFSIGGYTFSQLLVHVSEDPQKYETLTGRIKGQIYDSLVAGSVEVMAAGVAKIAFPRWETPVKHMSLLYFNTFKRQTTNYYNRSIQVFWNSPVTAPALFFYCDNDPLSDPQALEEVIEFWRGRAVPLTVKKWERSKHAGHLKAHPQEYVDTLESFLRSIPLVPLKSKM; encoded by the exons ATGGGGTTATATTCGATTACTG tcGCAGCTGATTTAACGAGTGGGCTCAATTCTGAGGAGCCACCCAAACGAG CAGCAATGGTGACCAGGAGCATCTTGCGCCAAAGCTTCTCCTGCCACCGCCTCAGTAAAAATGTCACTTTCTACATGGCCGAGCAAGTCACACCCTCGCCACGGAATCACACATGGGAAGACCAGAAACCTCTCACGCTCATGCTGCCGTGGTTGGGAGCGCGTCCCCAGGCCGTAGCTAAGTACTGTGAGATCTACCTTCGCACCGGCTTTGATGTGCTTGTAGTGGAGAGTGAG GTGCAAGAATTCCTATGGCCTCGCTGGAGTTTGCAACACGGCAAGAAGCTGCTGGAGTTGCTGCACAGCGAGCGCTTTGCGTCGCGGCCGCTGCTCGTCCACGCCTTCTCCATCGGCGGTTACACCTTCTCACAGCTGTTGGTGCACGTTTCCGAGGACCCGCAGAAGTACGAGACACTCACCGGGAGGATTAAAGGACAAATTTATGACAGCCTTGTGGCGGGCTCCGTGGAGGTGATGGCTGCAG GTGTGGCCAAGATTGCCTTTCCTCGCTGGGAGACGCCGGTGAAACACATGAGCCTGCTGTACTTCAACACTTTCAAGCGCCAAACCACCAACTACTACAACAGGAGCATCCAAGTTTTCTGGAACTCTCCTGTCACCGCCCCCGCGCTTTTCTTCTACTGCGACAACGATCCGCTGAGTGACCCACAGGCGCTGGAGGAGGTCATCGAATTCTGGCGAGGGCGCGCCGTGCCCCTCACCGTCAAGAAATGGGAGCGTTCCAAACACGCCGGCCACCTGAAGGCCCACCCGCAAGAGTACGTGGATACTTTGGAATCCTTCCTCCGTTCGATCCCTCTCGTTCCGCTCAAGTCCAAGATGTag
- the LOC144054270 gene encoding transmembrane protein 53-A isoform X3 — translation MVTRSILRQSFSCHRLSKNVTFYMAEQVTPSPRNHTWEDQKPLTLMLPWLGARPQAVAKYCEIYLRTGFDVLVVESEVQEFLWPRWSLQHGKKLLELLHSERFASRPLLVHAFSIGGYTFSQLLVHVSEDPQKYETLTGRIKGQIYDSLVAGSVEVMAAGVAKIAFPRWETPVKHMSLLYFNTFKRQTTNYYNRSIQVFWNSPVTAPALFFYCDNDPLSDPQALEEVIEFWRGRAVPLTVKKWERSKHAGHLKAHPQEYVDTLESFLRSIPLVPLKSKM, via the exons ATGGTGACCAGGAGCATCTTGCGCCAAAGCTTCTCCTGCCACCGCCTCAGTAAAAATGTCACTTTCTACATGGCCGAGCAAGTCACACCCTCGCCACGGAATCACACATGGGAAGACCAGAAACCTCTCACGCTCATGCTGCCGTGGTTGGGAGCGCGTCCCCAGGCCGTAGCTAAGTACTGTGAGATCTACCTTCGCACCGGCTTTGATGTGCTTGTAGTGGAGAGTGAG GTGCAAGAATTCCTATGGCCTCGCTGGAGTTTGCAACACGGCAAGAAGCTGCTGGAGTTGCTGCACAGCGAGCGCTTTGCGTCGCGGCCGCTGCTCGTCCACGCCTTCTCCATCGGCGGTTACACCTTCTCACAGCTGTTGGTGCACGTTTCCGAGGACCCGCAGAAGTACGAGACACTCACCGGGAGGATTAAAGGACAAATTTATGACAGCCTTGTGGCGGGCTCCGTGGAGGTGATGGCTGCAG GTGTGGCCAAGATTGCCTTTCCTCGCTGGGAGACGCCGGTGAAACACATGAGCCTGCTGTACTTCAACACTTTCAAGCGCCAAACCACCAACTACTACAACAGGAGCATCCAAGTTTTCTGGAACTCTCCTGTCACCGCCCCCGCGCTTTTCTTCTACTGCGACAACGATCCGCTGAGTGACCCACAGGCGCTGGAGGAGGTCATCGAATTCTGGCGAGGGCGCGCCGTGCCCCTCACCGTCAAGAAATGGGAGCGTTCCAAACACGCCGGCCACCTGAAGGCCCACCCGCAAGAGTACGTGGATACTTTGGAATCCTTCCTCCGTTCGATCCCTCTCGTTCCGCTCAAGTCCAAGATGTag
- the rbm28 gene encoding RNA-binding protein 28, whose translation MPAQTLFVGWLPASATNERLEEIFCEIGPVKQCFVVRNKGAETCRGFGYVTYAMEEDALRALTDIKDYDGTKISISVANKKLKCKKKTATKEPDEAVPAVPAAPAPPKETEQKVNQLKKNILKARLIIRNLSFKCSEDDLKQVFSESGEVLEAKIPLMPDGKMRGFAFVQFKNMSGASKALETMNLKEIKGRQVAVDWAVPKDKYVAMQATSIKEAMTSEDATKKQSEPQTNAEKEDEEKNQTADRKINQKISAPPKESLSDDGDVNDDDDDDDDDDDDDDDDDDDDDEEDNEDEEAEDDDVSQEGKNNDDSLDSAEDEDDDDDDDDDDDDDDDDDDDDDDDDDDISNHSAKKKPKKQHSSDVQEGRTIFIRNLSFDAEEEDLEEVLLQFGELSYIKIVLHSDTGHSKGCAFAQFKEKKAADRCVAAAQDEAETGGIRLDGRKLLIVLAMSKDDADKLKANKVKVQTGTRNLYLAREGLIRAGSKAAEDVPEADMIKRARFGDLKKAKLQDLNVFVSKNRLCVHNLPKYVNNKKLQALCQEAHSGIRVKIRECRIMYDRKPEKGQVMGQSLGYGFVEFQEHEHALATLRYLNNNPNIFGAHKRPIVEFSLEDSRKLKIKEMRLQKSKEQIFKKQGGKGSVIPHTSRGWKGTKQDLSSAPHNKPRPIQHCGFQTKPEVEHVDLANGKKRRKVLPFPSHRGPKIRLRDKGKQNAPPPKKAQRGGSRKERQTWQMEKHTQTRNQAKGGVKHPRSKGSDRFDSLVEQYKKKLLSKCDKSSGMRKNKWFNN comes from the exons ATGCCAGCTCAGACGCTGTTCGTCGGCTGGTTGCCGGCGTCAGCTACGAACGAACGCCTAGAGGAGATTTTCTGCGAGATTGGTCCCGTCAAGCAGTGCTTCGTGGTCCGAAACAAAG GTGCAGAAACATGTCGAGGATTTGGCTATGTGACGTATGCCATGGAGGAGGATGCGCTGCGAGCGTTAACAGACATAAAGGATTATGATGGAACGAAGATTTCTATTTCGGTGGCCAACAAGAAATTGAAGTGCAAAAAGAAAACAG CTACAAAAGAGCCAGATGAAGCAGTACCAGCAGTGCCAGCAGCGCCAGCGCCACCAAAGGAAACAGAGCAAAAAGTTAATCAACTCaagaaaaatattctgaaaGCTAGACTCATCATTAGGAATCTCAGTTTTAAG TGCTCAGAGGACGATCTCAAGCAGGTTTTCAGCGAGTCTGGAGAAGTGCTTGAAGCCAAAATACCTCTCATGCCCG ATGGTAAGATGCGTGGCTTTGCGTTTGTCCAGTTCAAAAATATGTCCGGGGCATCCAAAGCGCTAGAAACTATGAACCTGAAGGAGATTAAAG GCCGCCAAGTGGCTGTCGATTGGGCTGTGCCGAAGGACAAGTATGTTGCCATGCAGGCGACATCCATTAAAG AGGCTATGACAAGTGAAGATGCCACAAAGAAGCAATCGGAGCCTCAGACCAATGCTGAAAAGGAGGACGAGGAAAAGAATCAAACTGCTGACAGGAA GATCAATCAAAAAATATCCGCGCCACCGAAGGAGTCACTGTCAGATGATGGTGATgttaatgatgatgacgacgacgacgacgacgacgacgacgacgacgatgatgatgatgatgatgatgatgaagaagacaATGAAGATGAGGAGGCTGAAGATGATGATGTGTCCcaggagggaaaaaacaatgatGATAGCCTTGATTCAGCCGAGGATgaagatgacgatgacgatgacgacgacgacgacgacgacgacgacgacgacgacgacgacgacgacgacgacgacgacgacattaGCAACCATTCAG CTAAAAAGAAGCCAAAGAAGCAACACTCCTCAGACGTGCAGGAAGGCAGAACAATTTTCATCCG AAACCTGTCGTTTGATGCTGAGGAAGAAGACCTGGAGGAAGTTCTCCTCCAGTTCGGAGAACTGAGCTACATCAAGATTGTTTTGCATTCAGACACGGGACATTCGAAAG GTTGCGCCTTTGCTCAGTTTAAAGAGAAAAAGGCGGCGGACAGATGCGTCGCTGCAGCGCAGGACGAAGCAGAG ACTGGCGGAATCCGACTGGACGGGAGGAAGCTGCTGATTGTTCTCGCCATGAGCAAAGATGACGCTGACAAGCTGAAGGCCAATAAGGTCAAAGTGCAAACTGGCACCAGGAATTTGTATCTGGCCAGAGAAGGGC TGATCCGGGCTGGAAGCAAGGCTGCCGAGGATGTGCCTGAAGCAGACATGATCAAGAGAGCCAGA TTTGGAGATTTGAAAAAGGCCAAGCTGCAGGACCTCAATGTGTTTGTCTCCAAGAATCGTCTGTGCGTCCACAACCTGCCAAAGTACGTAAATAACAAAAAGCTGCAAGCACTTTGCCAGGAGGCGCACTCCGGCATCAGAGTCAAAATACGAGAG TGTCGCATCATGTATGACAGGAAACCTGAGAAAGGTCAGGTGATGGGCCAGTCTCTGGGCTACGGCTTTGTCGAGTTTCAGGAGCACGAGCACGCTCTGGCCACGCTACGCTACCTCAACAACAACCCCAACATCTTTGGTGCACACAAG AGACCCATCGTGGAGTTCTCCCTAGAAGATTCACGCAAGCTCAAGATCAAAGAAATGCGACTGCAAAAAAGCAAG gaacagattttcaaaaaacaaggtGGAAAAGGTAGTGTGATACCTCACACGAGCAGAGGCTGGAAAGGAACCAAACAAG ATTTGTCATCAGCTCCTCACAACAAGCCAAGGCCAATCCAGCACTGCGGCTTCCAAACCAAGCCCGAAGTGGAGCACGTGGACCTGGCCAATGGAAAGAAGCGGAGAAAAGTGCTGCCCTTCCCATCCCACCGAGGACCCAAGATCAG ATTGCGTGACAAAGGGAAGCAGAATGCTCCGCCCCCCAAGAAAGCTCAGCGTGGAGGCAGCAGAAAAGAACGTCAAACGTGGCAAATGGAGaagcacacacagacaagaAACCAG GCTAAAGGAGGAGTGAAGCATCCGAGGAGCAAGGGTAGCGATCGTTTTGACAGCCTGGTGGAGCAGTACAAGAAGAAACTTCTCTCCAAGTGCGACAAGAGCTCCGGTATGAGAAAAAACAAGTGGTTTAATAACTAA
- the LOC144053637 gene encoding leptin-like gives MPMVAQQWTRSPRKAAKNTMDCITLAVLVSVSQVWGAATAAPMSPEAVRMKATVEGRSKQLVARLNKIQVPPGMTLTSPADQLDGLSSVVTLLDGYDKLISDSLNVSQVKAEISWLKGYLGQWKKGRCTEAKANRMSNTGGALQRLQSQQGFVLTVGMEAMARIKDILTRMLQNMEYLDKC, from the exons ATGCCGATGGTGGCCCAACAGTGGACACGCTCACCACGCAAAG CCGCAAAAAACACAATGGACTGCATCACCTTAGCCGTCCTGGTGTCTGTCTCCCAAGTGTGGGGTGCGGCCACGGCGGCTCCCATGTCGCCAGAGGCGGTCAGGATGAAAGCCACGGTGGAGGGGAGGTCCAAACAGCTGGTGGCCAGGCTCAATAAAATTCAG GTTCCTCCCGGCATGACGCTGACGTCGCCGGCCGACCAACTGGACGGGCTCTCCTCAGTGGTGACGCTCCTGGACGGCTACGACAAGCTCATCTCAGACTCTCTGAACGTGTCTCAGGTGAAGGCCGAGATCTCGTGGCTGAAGGGTTACCTTGGACAGTGGAAGAAAGGCCGCTGCACAGAGGCCAAGGCCAACAGGATGTCCAACACGGGCGGCGCACTGCAGCGGCTGCAGAGTCAGCAAGGCTTCGTCCTCACGGTCGGCATGGAGGCGATGGCCAGAATCAAAGACATCCTCACTCGGATGCTGCAAAACATGGAATACCTGGACAAATGCTGA